One window of Rissa tridactyla isolate bRisTri1 chromosome 12, bRisTri1.patW.cur.20221130, whole genome shotgun sequence genomic DNA carries:
- the LOC128916741 gene encoding olfactory receptor 14C36-like, whose product MYFFLLHLSVLDLGSISTTLPKSMANSLWDTRTISSSGCASQLFFFFMSAEYFLLTVMAYDRYVAICKPLHYGTLLGSRACVHMAAAAWGSGFLTALLHTANTFSLPLCQGNAIYQFFCEIPQILKLSCSHAYLREVGLLVVSVCLGFGCFVFIVVSYVQIFRAVLRIPSEQGRHKAFSTCLPHLAVVSLLVSTAVFAYLKPPFLSSPSLDLVTAVLYSVVPPAVNPFISSMRNQQLKDAVWKLITGCFQKH is encoded by the coding sequence atgtacttcttcctcctccacctctctgttcttgacctgggctccatctccaccactctccccaaatccatggccaattccctctgggataCAAGGACCATTTCCTCCTCAGGATGTGcttcccagctttttttcttttttatgtcagctgagtattttcttctcaccgtcatggcctacgaccgctacgtggccatctgcaaacccctgcactacggcaccctcctgggcagcagagcttgtgtccacatggcagcagctgcctggggcagtggctttctcactgctctgctgcacacggccaatacattttcactgcccctctgccagggcaatgctatttaccagttcttctgtgaaatcccccagatcctcaagctctcctgctcacacgcctacctcagggaagttgggcttcttgtggtcagtgtctgtttgggctttgggtgttttgttttcatcgtggtgtcctacgtgcagatcttcagggccgtgctgaggatcccctctgagcagggacggcacaaagccttttccacgtgcctccctcacctggccgtggtctccctgcttgtcagcactgcagtgtttgcctacctgaagccccccttcctctcctccccatccctggatctggtgacAGCAGttctgtactccgtggtgcctccagcagtgaaccccttCATCTCCAGCATGAGGAACCAGCAGCTCAAGGATGCAGTGTGGAAACTGATAACTGGATGCTTTCAGAAGCATTAA